A single region of the Flavobacteriales bacterium genome encodes:
- a CDS encoding fasciclin domain-containing protein, protein MKTKFNSILAAIALLGLVSCGGTENDTKTSATGESAAEQNTPLGQASVVDADSDPNILQVAIGSADHSTLVAAVQAAQIEHVLVNAGPLTVFAPVNDAFAALPEGTVENLLKPENKATLAGILTGHAAPGSYNLEALKKEASKGRKLYMADGSYLEVTVEGEDVFVGGAKVIGTIQTANGIINVVDKVILPG, encoded by the coding sequence ATGAAAACAAAATTCAATTCAATTTTAGCAGCTATCGCCCTTTTGGGGCTGGTTTCTTGCGGTGGAACCGAAAATGACACTAAAACATCAGCAACAGGAGAAAGTGCAGCAGAGCAGAACACACCGCTAGGGCAGGCTTCCGTTGTTGATGCGGACTCTGACCCAAATATTCTTCAGGTTGCCATTGGCTCTGCAGACCATAGTACATTGGTTGCAGCGGTTCAAGCGGCCCAGATAGAGCATGTATTGGTAAATGCAGGGCCACTTACGGTTTTTGCGCCAGTAAATGACGCGTTTGCCGCGCTTCCTGAAGGAACGGTGGAGAACCTGCTGAAACCAGAAAACAAGGCAACGCTTGCTGGCATCCTTACAGGTCATGCTGCTCCGGGTTCTTACAATCTGGAGGCTCTAAAAAAAGAGGCTAGCAAAGGACGAAAGCTTTACATGGCAGACGGTTCTTACCTAGAAGTGACGGTAGAAGGTGAAGACGTGTTTGTTGGAGGAGCTAAGGTGATTGGCACCATTCAAACAGCAAACGGAATTATAAACGTGGTAGACAAAGTGATTCTACCAGGATAA
- a CDS encoding Crp/Fnr family transcriptional regulator has protein sequence MNSGELKQLDKLIENYCTPEWRKLAWANTTTLDFKTGDVIINEGDKADNIYMVKHGRVKVYSAYTENIEVIARFATDGQIIGHRGFGEDFTFAVSAVALSPSTIYCLPMSVFQSLLKANNLFCYYFMMFFAEELRRSERMGKNQLNMTVKQRVAQAIRMNMESFGFDSEDGSLLAFTVTRKDLASMASTTYESVIRSLAELQTEKIIKIEGKKLRIVDNKKLCEMTYCSKDLTS, from the coding sequence ATGAATTCAGGAGAATTAAAACAACTTGACAAGCTCATCGAGAATTACTGCACTCCAGAGTGGAGGAAATTGGCGTGGGCGAACACCACAACGCTTGATTTCAAAACAGGTGATGTAATTATTAATGAAGGCGATAAGGCCGACAACATTTACATGGTCAAACATGGTCGTGTAAAGGTTTACTCTGCTTATACAGAGAATATAGAGGTCATTGCACGATTTGCTACCGATGGTCAGATAATCGGGCACAGAGGATTTGGGGAGGACTTCACCTTTGCCGTTTCAGCTGTAGCACTGTCTCCAAGTACTATTTATTGCCTGCCGATGTCCGTTTTTCAGAGTTTATTGAAGGCGAATAACCTGTTCTGTTACTACTTCATGATGTTTTTTGCTGAAGAATTAAGACGTTCTGAACGAATGGGCAAAAATCAACTGAATATGACTGTGAAGCAGCGTGTCGCTCAAGCGATTAGAATGAATATGGAGAGCTTTGGTTTCGACTCTGAGGACGGTTCGCTTCTTGCTTTTACCGTCACACGAAAAGACCTTGCTTCAATGGCCAGCACCACATATGAGTCTGTTATCAGAAGTCTGGCAGAATTGCAAACGGAAAAAATCATCAAGATAGAAGGGAAAAAACTGAGAATTGTGGACAATAAGAAGCTTTGTGAAATGACTTATTGTTCAAAAGATTTGACGTCATAG